The Lytechinus pictus isolate F3 Inbred chromosome 17, Lp3.0, whole genome shotgun sequence genome contains a region encoding:
- the LOC135157369 gene encoding coiled-coil domain-containing protein 1-like translates to MNDIVNDIMNDIVDDIVNDIVNDIVDDIVNDIVDDIVNDIVNDIVDDIVDDIVDDIVSDIVDDIVNDIVDDIVNDIVDDIVNDIVDDIVNDIVDDIVDDIVNDTVSDIVDNIVNDIVNDIVDDIVNNIVDDIVNNIVNNIANNIANCIWNDINDIVNEFVNDGSDILNDTVKDIAKNTVNDIANNIAYDIVNDIAFDIVYDIVNDIVNDINC, encoded by the coding sequence ATGAATGACATTGTGAATGATATTATGAATGACATTGTTGATGACATTGTGAATGACATTGTGAATGACATTGTTGATGACATTGTGAATGACATTGTGGATGACATTGTGAATGACATTGTGAATGACATTGTTGATGACATTGTGGATGACATTGTGGATGACATTGTGAGTGACATTGTTGATGACATTGTGAATGACATTGTGGATGACATTGTGAATGACATTGTTGATGACATTGTGAATGACATTGTGGATGACATTGTGAATGACATTGTGGATGACATTGTGGATGACATTGTGAATGACACTGTGAGTGACATTGTGGATAACATTGTTAATGACATTGTGAATGACATTGTGGATGACATTGTGAATAACATTGTGGATGACATTGTGAATAACATTGTGAATAATATTGCAAATAATATTGCGAATTGCATTTGGAATGACATTAATGACATTGTAAATGAATTTGTGAATGATGGAAGTGACATTCTGAATGACACTGTGAAAGACATTGCAAAAAACACTGTGAATGACATTGCGAATAACATTGCGTATGACATTGTGAATGATATTGCATTTGACATTGTGTATGACATTGTTAATGACATTGTGAATGACATCAATTGTTGA